A single Camelus bactrianus isolate YW-2024 breed Bactrian camel chromosome 1, ASM4877302v1, whole genome shotgun sequence DNA region contains:
- the MX1 gene encoding interferon-induced GTP-binding protein Mx1 has protein sequence MVYSDSENKEFDSASASSHASLNGNDDMVEKNQETGPENNLYSQYEEKIRPCIDLVDSLRALGVEQDLALPAIAVIGDQSSGKSSVLEALSGVALPRGSGIVTRCPLVLKLKKLVNEDGWRGKVSFRDYEAEISDPLQVEKEVNQAQIAIAGEGVGISHELITLEVSSPNVPDLTLIDLPGITRVAVGNQPHDIEYQIKSLIRKYIQRQETINLVVVPCNVDIATTEALRMAQEVDPDGDRTIGILTKPDLVDKGTEDKVVDVVRNLVFHLKKGYMIVKCRGQQDIQARLSLAKALQREQAFFEDHTHFRDLLEEGRATVPRLAEKLTAELITHICKSLPLLENQIKESHQKISEELQKCGSDIPEDESGKMFLLIEKIDAFNKEITALIQGEECVGEHKSRLFTRIRSEFSKWSAVIEKHFQKGYDDICKQIQQFENQYRGRELPGFVNYKTFETIIKKQVEILEEPAVDMLHRVTDIVRLAFTNVSETHFNEFFNLHRTAKSKVEDIKLDLENEAEKVIRLHFQMEQIVYCQDKVYRGALQKAREKEAEEEKNKKSKHSISTLTEDPSIAEVVQHLTAYHEEVSNRISSHIPLIIQYFVLRSFGQQLQKGMLQLLQNKDEYDWLLKERSHTSDKRKFLKERLSRLTQARRRLAKFPG, from the exons ATGGTTTATTCTGACTCGGAAAACAAAGAATTTGATTCAGCTTCTGCATCCAGTCATGCGTCACTAAATGGAAATGATGACATGGTGgagaaaaatcaggaaaca gGGCCCGAGAACAACCTGTACAGCCAGTACGAGGAGAAGATTCGGCCGTGCATCGACCTCGTCGACTCCCTGCGGGCCCTGGGCGTGGAGCAggacctggccctgcccgccaTCGCCGTCATCGGGGACCAGAGCTCGGGCAAGAGCTCCGTGCTGGAGGCGCTGTCGGGGGTCGCCCTTCCCCGAGGCAGCG GTATTGTTACGAGATGTCCTCTGGTGCTGAAACTGAAAAAACTTGTGAACGAAGATGGATGGAGAGGCAAAGTCAGTTTCCGGGACTACGAGGCCGAGATTTCAGATCCTTTGCAAGTGGAAAAGGAAGTCAATCAAG CCCAGATTGCCATCGCTGGGGAAGGAGTGGGAATCAGCCATGAGCTGATTACTCTGGAGGTCAGCTCGCCTAACGTCCCGGATCTAACCCTGATAGATCTTCCCGGCATCACCAGGGTGGCCGTGGGCAATCAGCCACACGACATTGAATACCAG ATCAAGTCTCTCATCAGGAAGTACATCCAGAGGCAGGAGACGATCAACCTGGTGGTGGTCCCCTGTAACGTGGACATCGCCACCACCGAGGCCCTGCGCATGGCTCAGGAGGTGGACCCCGATGGGGACAGGACCATAG GAATCTTGACAAAGCCTGATCTTGTGGACAAGGGCACTGAAGACAAGGTGGTGGACGTGGTACGAAACCTCGTCTTCCACCTGAAGAAGGGCTACATGATTGTTAAGTGCCGGGGCCAGCAGGACATCCAGGCCCGGCTGAGCCTGGCCAAGGCCCTGCAGAGGGAGCAGGCCTTCTTTGAGGACCACACACATTTCAG GGATCttctggaggaagggagggccaCGGTCCCCCGCCTGGCGGAGAAATTGACCGCAGAGCTCATCACGCACATCTGT AAATCCCTGCCCCTGTTAGAAAATCAGATAAAGGAGAGTCACCAGAAAATATCAGAGGAGTTACAGAAGTGTGGCTCCGACATCCCGGAAGATGAAAGTGGAAAAATGTTCCTTCTGATAGAG AAAATTGATGCGTTTAATAAGGAGATCACAGCTTTAATTCAAGGGGAGGAATGCGTGGGGGAGCACAAGTCTCGGCTGTTTACCAGAATCCGAAGTGAGTTCAGCAAATGGAGTGCTGTGATCGAAAAACATTTCCAAAAAG GCTATGACGATATCTGTAAACAGATCCAGCAATTTGAAAACCAGTATCGTGGCAGAGAGTTGCCGGGGTTTGTGAATTACAAGACGTTTGAGACCATCATCAAAAAGCAGGTGGAGATTCTGGAAGAGCCGGCTGTCGACATGCTGCACAGAGTAACTG ATATAGTCCGGCTTGCCTTCACAAATGTTTCAGAAACACATTTTAACGAGTTTTTCAACCTCCACAGAACTGCCAAG TCCAAAGTTGAGGACATTAAATTAGATCTAGAAAATGAAGCTGAGAAGGTGATCCGACTGCACTTCCAAATGGAGCAGATCGTCTACTGCCAGGACAAGGTGTACCGGGGTGCGCTGCAGAAGGCCAGGGAGAAGGAGGccgaagaagaaaagaacaaaaaatcaaAGCATTCTATTTCGACCCTCACTGAGGACCCCTCCATAGCTGAGGTCGTTCAGCACCTGACCGCCTACCACGAG gaGGTCAGCAACCGCATCTCCAGCCACATCCCCTTGATCATCCAGTACTTTGTGCTGCGGTCGTTCGGCCAGCAGCTGCAGAAGGGCATGCTGCAGCTCCTGCAGAACAAGGACGAGTATGACTGGCTTCTGAAGGAGCGCAGCCACACCAGCGACAAGAGGAAGTTCCTGAAGGAGCGGCTGTCGCGGCTGACCCAGGCTCGGCGCCGGCTCGCCAAGTTCCCTGGGTAA